The following are from one region of the Deltaproteobacteria bacterium genome:
- a CDS encoding inorganic diphosphatase: protein MHPLHDIRVGEQIEEHFPAVVEIPSGSKLKYELDKKTGMLMLDRVLYSSVHYPANYGFIPQTLAGDGDPLDVLVLMQEPLHPLTIVRARAIGGFRMRDDKGVDDKIVAVAIDDPAYSEYVEAAQLPKHVTIELRRFFQDYKVLEGKLSEVDALYDRKRANEVIRESLAAYRSEAGWDKP, encoded by the coding sequence ATGCATCCGTTGCACGACATCCGCGTCGGCGAGCAGATCGAAGAGCACTTTCCGGCGGTGGTGGAGATCCCCTCGGGGAGCAAGCTCAAGTACGAGCTCGACAAGAAGACCGGCATGCTCATGCTGGACCGCGTGCTGTACAGCTCGGTGCACTACCCGGCGAACTACGGCTTCATCCCCCAAACGCTCGCCGGCGACGGTGATCCGCTCGACGTCCTCGTGCTCATGCAGGAGCCGCTGCACCCGCTGACCATCGTCCGCGCGCGCGCCATCGGCGGCTTCCGCATGCGCGATGACAAGGGCGTGGACGACAAGATCGTGGCCGTGGCCATCGACGATCCCGCGTACAGCGAATACGTCGAGGCCGCGCAACTGCCGAAGCACGTGACGATCGAGCTGCGGCGCTTCTTTCAGGATTACAAAGTCCTCGAGGGCAAGCTGAGCGAGGTCGACGCGCTCTACGACCGCAAGCGCGCCAACGAGGTCATCCGCGAGTCGCTCGCCGCGTACCGCAGCGAAGCCGGCTGGGATAAGCCGTAA
- a CDS encoding zinc ribbon domain-containing protein, whose product MPLFEFQCSKCETHFEDLVSRDEAARCPKCESKQVKKKLSVFAVSGGGEREASAPSMGPCGSCGHPDGPGSCRN is encoded by the coding sequence ATGCCCCTCTTCGAGTTCCAGTGCAGCAAGTGCGAGACGCACTTCGAAGACCTCGTCTCGCGCGACGAGGCGGCCCGCTGCCCGAAGTGCGAGAGCAAGCAGGTGAAGAAGAAGCTCTCCGTGTTCGCCGTCAGCGGCGGAGGCGAGCGCGAGGCCAGCGCACCGAGCATGGGCCCGTGCGGCAGCTGCGGCCACCCCGACGGCCCCGGCAGCTGCAGAAACTGA
- a CDS encoding peroxiredoxin translates to MAVSVGVNAPEFTLETTEGTLNLRDLRGTKVVLYFYPKDDTPGCTREACDFRDSMKRLEGHGAVVLGVSKDSVDSHGRFRQKYGLPFSLASDPGNVVAKTYGAFGKKMMYGKPVIGTIRSTFLLDEQGTVKNVWSPVKVDGHVDAVLAAIEGKEAPPPPKKKAAAKKAPAKKAAGKVARKPAKKAVKKPAKKKSRR, encoded by the coding sequence ATGGCCGTCTCAGTCGGCGTCAACGCGCCCGAGTTCACGCTGGAGACCACCGAGGGCACCTTGAACCTGCGCGACCTGCGCGGCACCAAGGTGGTCCTCTACTTCTACCCGAAGGACGACACCCCGGGCTGCACCCGCGAGGCTTGCGACTTCCGCGACAGCATGAAGCGCCTCGAGGGGCACGGCGCGGTGGTGCTGGGCGTGTCCAAGGACAGCGTGGACTCGCATGGCCGATTCCGCCAGAAGTACGGGCTGCCGTTCTCGCTCGCGTCGGACCCGGGCAACGTGGTGGCCAAGACCTATGGCGCCTTCGGCAAGAAGATGATGTACGGCAAGCCCGTCATCGGCACGATTCGCTCCACCTTCCTGCTCGACGAGCAGGGCACGGTGAAGAACGTGTGGTCACCGGTGAAGGTCGACGGCCACGTGGACGCGGTGCTCGCCGCCATCGAGGGCAAGGAGGCGCCGCCGCCGCCGAAGAAGAAGGCCGCCGCGAAGAAGGCCCCCGCCAAGAAGGCCGCGGGGAAGGTCGCGCGCAAGCCGGCGAAGAAGGCCGTGAAGAAGCCCGCGAAGAAGAAGTCGCGCCGTTAG
- a CDS encoding VWA domain-containing protein: MPLDVELAAARIPEIDPQGILMRARFSAPPAPAQERRPAQFALLIDRSSSMSGAPLAAAVDAATQMLGRLDDRDRLTVVAFDGHAVVLADGAPVDATQKEALEARLRALVPGVGTNIGAAVTAGVATLSRVLLRGAQPHLLLLTDGEPSVGARSVHELVSLGQAAQRQGITISTAGVGSRYDTELLARLAEAGGGSFHHLPTIDHIAAVIMREVDGVSTAAASDVALYVAPAAEISTVELVHRLPTQHKEGSLRVQVGEVCAGSSRSALLLARGNGTDLGQVRVSFEESSGGSQLVAPRAVKVGEGGEEGRQAIALDWLNLRIADALDRGWHLAVAQRATQAVQTLEEVLVIAGRLRGAGFNAEELQTAIERVEATRALMARADAERAELEAARRADKAYTHGTMVSRVFRRDE; encoded by the coding sequence ATGCCGTTGGACGTGGAGTTGGCAGCAGCCCGGATCCCGGAGATCGACCCTCAGGGCATCCTGATGCGCGCGCGCTTCTCGGCCCCGCCGGCGCCCGCGCAGGAGCGGCGTCCGGCCCAGTTCGCGCTGCTCATCGACAGAAGCTCGAGCATGTCGGGCGCGCCGCTCGCGGCCGCCGTCGACGCCGCCACGCAGATGCTCGGCCGCCTCGACGATCGCGATCGACTCACCGTCGTTGCCTTCGATGGCCACGCCGTCGTTCTTGCGGATGGCGCTCCGGTCGACGCGACCCAGAAAGAGGCGCTCGAGGCCCGGCTCCGCGCGCTCGTTCCAGGCGTGGGCACCAACATTGGCGCTGCGGTGACCGCGGGCGTGGCCACGCTCTCGCGCGTCCTGCTGCGCGGGGCCCAGCCGCATCTCCTGCTGCTCACCGACGGCGAGCCCAGCGTGGGCGCGCGCTCGGTGCACGAGCTCGTCTCGCTTGGTCAGGCGGCGCAGCGGCAGGGCATCACGATTTCGACGGCCGGCGTGGGCTCGCGGTACGACACCGAGCTCCTTGCGCGCCTCGCAGAGGCCGGCGGCGGCTCGTTCCACCACCTGCCGACCATCGACCACATCGCGGCGGTGATCATGCGCGAGGTGGACGGCGTATCGACCGCGGCTGCCTCGGACGTGGCGCTCTATGTCGCGCCGGCCGCGGAGATCTCGACGGTCGAGCTGGTGCACCGGCTGCCCACGCAGCACAAAGAGGGCTCGCTGCGCGTGCAGGTGGGCGAGGTGTGCGCGGGCTCGAGCCGCTCGGCGTTGCTCCTCGCCCGCGGCAACGGCACGGACCTCGGCCAGGTGCGCGTGAGCTTCGAAGAGTCGAGCGGCGGCTCGCAGTTGGTGGCGCCGCGCGCGGTGAAGGTGGGCGAGGGCGGCGAAGAGGGTCGGCAGGCGATCGCGCTCGACTGGCTCAACCTGCGCATCGCCGACGCGCTTGATCGCGGCTGGCATCTCGCCGTCGCGCAGCGTGCGACCCAGGCCGTGCAGACGCTTGAGGAAGTGCTGGTCATCGCCGGCCGGCTGCGCGGTGCGGGCTTCAACGCGGAAGAATTGCAGACCGCGATTGAGCGTGTGGAAGCGACGCGCGCGCTGATGGCCCGCGCGGATGCCGAGCGCGCCGAGCTCGAGGCGGCGCGACGTGCGGACAAGGCGTACACGCACGGAACGATGGTCTCGCGGGTGTTCCGGCGGGACGAGTAG
- a CDS encoding class I SAM-dependent methyltransferase: MRGLEQIPWLYDVSMTVMEKTGMAEWRNWLAQGSLGRTLDLGCGTGRNLSLMPPGARAVGVDPEVASLERARKRAPNAMLVRASAHALPFRDGAFDTVLCGLVLCSIPDANQGLAEASRVLAPNGQLRALEHVRGKGAMGWVQDQILPAWKAVMGGCHCNRETENAVEAAGFAIQPDGRRSEGVMRRFTAKKKR, encoded by the coding sequence ATGCGCGGCCTCGAGCAGATCCCCTGGCTCTACGACGTCTCCATGACGGTCATGGAGAAGACCGGCATGGCCGAGTGGCGCAACTGGCTCGCGCAGGGCTCGCTGGGGCGCACGCTCGACCTCGGCTGCGGCACCGGTCGCAACCTGTCGCTGATGCCGCCGGGCGCGCGGGCGGTGGGCGTCGATCCCGAAGTGGCGTCGCTCGAGCGCGCACGAAAGCGCGCCCCGAACGCGATGCTCGTCCGCGCCAGCGCCCACGCGCTCCCGTTCCGCGACGGCGCCTTCGACACCGTGCTCTGCGGCCTCGTCCTCTGCTCCATCCCCGACGCCAACCAGGGCCTCGCCGAAGCCTCGCGCGTGCTCGCGCCCAACGGCCAGCTCCGTGCGCTCGAGCACGTGCGCGGCAAGGGCGCCATGGGCTGGGTGCAGGACCAGATCCTCCCCGCGTGGAAGGCCGTGATGGGCGGCTGCCATTGCAACCGCGAGACGGAGAACGCCGTCGAGGCCGCGGGCTTCGCCATCCAGCCCGACGGCCGCCGCTCCGAGGGCGTGATGCGCCGCTTCACCGCCAAGAAGAAGCGCTGA
- a CDS encoding SDR family oxidoreductase: protein MELQNTPTLITGASRGLGAALARTLGKQGARLVLVGRDRSALDEVVRDIRTAGGEAHGIVEDVGHKDAIHRIAGEAAALVGPVDLLIHNASTLGKTPLPLLLDTECEDLQRVLDVNLVGPFRLTKALAGSMALRGRGLVVNISSDAAIGAYPRWGAYSASKAALDHMGRIWAAELANTGVRVLSVDPGEMDTQMHADAMPDADRSTLARPEPVAARIASMIRETKRWESGARLEASRWEASP from the coding sequence ATGGAGCTCCAGAACACCCCCACGCTGATCACCGGCGCCAGCCGCGGGCTGGGCGCCGCGCTGGCGCGAACGCTGGGCAAGCAAGGCGCGCGGCTGGTGCTGGTGGGCCGAGATCGAAGCGCGCTCGACGAGGTCGTCCGCGACATTCGAACGGCGGGTGGCGAGGCGCACGGCATCGTCGAGGACGTGGGCCACAAGGACGCCATCCACCGCATCGCCGGCGAAGCCGCTGCGCTCGTAGGGCCCGTGGATTTGCTCATCCACAACGCGAGCACGCTGGGCAAGACGCCACTGCCGCTGCTGCTCGACACCGAGTGCGAGGATCTGCAGCGCGTCCTCGACGTGAACCTCGTGGGGCCGTTTCGGCTGACCAAGGCACTCGCGGGATCGATGGCGCTTCGCGGACGCGGGCTGGTGGTGAACATCAGCAGCGACGCGGCGATTGGCGCGTATCCGCGCTGGGGCGCGTACTCGGCGAGCAAGGCCGCGCTGGACCACATGGGGCGCATCTGGGCCGCAGAGCTCGCGAACACGGGCGTGCGCGTGCTCAGCGTCGACCCGGGCGAGATGGACACCCAGATGCACGCCGATGCCATGCCCGACGCCGATCGCTCGACGCTCGCCCGACCCGAGCCGGTGGCCGCGCGAATCGCGTCGATGATCCGCGAGACGAAGCGTTGGGAGAGCGGCGCGCGCCTCGAGGCCAGCCGCTGGGAGGCATCGCCATGA
- a CDS encoding S-adenosylmethionine:tRNA ribosyltransferase-isomerase, with protein sequence MKPAKWMSDDALDERLLHIDPRTGRFDDKRIRELPELLHEGDLFVMNDAATLPASLRGARQDGSPMELRLVEAPVAGEARAVLFGSGDWRDRTEERPAPAPARAGERFQFGHGLEAVVLDVDSTHQRLLRVKLLPNGDVLWAALYAAGTPVQYSHLAKPLQLWAPQTSYAAQPWAVEMPSAGRPLRWELLLALRRRGVRWARLTHAAGLSSTGDDALDAALPLRERYEIPEETLFELEAAEQRGARVMAVGTTVVRALEGCATERGRVLAGAGETSLRIGPGFVPRVVHGLFTGMHEPTASHFALLHAFAPGALLRDAHAHAEREGYLGHEFGDSALILPSRESI encoded by the coding sequence ATGAAGCCCGCGAAGTGGATGAGCGACGACGCGCTCGACGAGCGGCTCTTGCACATCGATCCGCGCACCGGCCGCTTCGACGATAAGCGTATCCGCGAGCTGCCGGAGCTGCTGCACGAGGGCGATTTGTTCGTCATGAACGACGCGGCCACCCTGCCCGCTTCGCTGCGAGGCGCGCGCCAGGATGGCTCGCCCATGGAGCTGCGGCTCGTGGAGGCCCCAGTGGCTGGCGAAGCGCGCGCGGTGCTCTTCGGCAGCGGTGATTGGCGCGATCGCACCGAGGAGCGTCCCGCGCCTGCGCCCGCGCGCGCCGGCGAGCGATTCCAATTTGGACATGGGCTCGAGGCCGTGGTCCTCGACGTTGATTCGACGCACCAGCGGCTCCTGCGCGTGAAGCTGCTCCCGAACGGCGACGTGCTCTGGGCAGCGCTCTACGCCGCTGGAACGCCGGTGCAGTACAGCCACCTCGCCAAGCCCCTGCAGCTCTGGGCGCCGCAGACCTCGTACGCGGCCCAGCCGTGGGCCGTGGAGATGCCGAGCGCTGGACGGCCGCTGCGCTGGGAGCTCCTGCTCGCGCTGCGCCGACGCGGCGTGCGCTGGGCGCGGCTCACGCACGCGGCCGGGCTGTCGTCGACGGGCGACGACGCGCTCGATGCAGCGCTGCCGTTGCGCGAGCGCTACGAGATTCCCGAGGAGACCTTGTTCGAGCTCGAGGCCGCCGAGCAGCGCGGTGCGCGCGTGATGGCCGTGGGGACGACGGTGGTCCGCGCGCTCGAAGGTTGCGCCACCGAGCGCGGACGCGTGCTGGCTGGCGCGGGCGAGACCAGCCTGCGCATCGGGCCCGGCTTCGTGCCGCGCGTCGTGCACGGGCTCTTCACCGGCATGCACGAGCCCACCGCGAGCCACTTCGCGCTGCTGCACGCGTTCGCGCCGGGCGCGCTCCTGCGTGACGCGCACGCGCACGCCGAGCGCGAGGGCTACCTGGGTCACGAGTTCGGCGACTCGGCGCTCATCCTGCCCTCGCGCGAATCGATTTGA
- the fadJ gene encoding fatty acid oxidation complex subunit alpha FadJ, which translates to MRKLQEVDTSSFKVENVDGIAVVTFDIPGEPVNTLSAKSANQFRALMNELDADKTVRGAVFISGKPDSFIAGADIAMLRDVKTAAEGEKISRDGQAGFREVESLRFPIVSAIHGACLGGGYEWALATHYRIATDSPKTSIGLPEVQLGLLPGGCGTQRLPRLIGAQAALDIILAGKQVKAAKALKLGMVDEVVPPSILRDVAIRRARELADGKLVPKRKNVGLRAVTAAKKPANVLKALLSQQTWQEAALEENPLGLRVLFSQARKQALKKTRGHYPAVEKALEAVRIGMEKGIEAGLEAESRFFGELTVDETSKRLIEIFFAQTALKKDNGTDDPKVKPLEVHKIGVLGAGLMGAGVAAVSVDKGYEVRIKDKDDVGLRRGLHQVRDIFDEKVKRKSLGRIERDVKMAQVSTSTDYTGFKSADLVIEAVFEDLALKHRVRDDVEALGNDKIIFASNTSSIPITEIARGAKRPERIIGMHYFSPVNKMPLLEVITTRKTLPEVTATAVAVGKRQGKTVIVVNDGVGFYTSRILAPYLHEAALVVTEGAALDAVDNALVDFGFPVGPITLLDEVGIDVANKVAHIMVTAFGDRMGDPASFEKVVADGRLGRKAKKGFYRYDANGKKLKGDEAVDLTVYDALPGGRERKKIDPHAAAERIALQMVNEAVLCLQEGILRSPRDGDIGAIFGLGFPPFRGGPFRYIDTQGPSVVLAKLESLAAKHGKRFNPAALLAEKARKGEKFHRE; encoded by the coding sequence ATGCGAAAGCTCCAGGAAGTCGACACGTCGAGCTTCAAGGTCGAGAACGTCGACGGCATCGCGGTCGTCACCTTCGACATCCCCGGCGAGCCGGTGAACACGCTCTCCGCCAAGAGCGCCAACCAATTCCGCGCGCTCATGAACGAGCTCGACGCGGACAAGACCGTGCGCGGCGCCGTCTTCATCAGCGGCAAGCCCGACAGCTTCATCGCCGGCGCCGACATCGCCATGCTCCGCGACGTGAAGACCGCGGCCGAGGGCGAGAAGATCTCCCGCGACGGCCAGGCCGGCTTCCGCGAGGTGGAGAGCCTGCGCTTCCCCATCGTCTCCGCGATCCACGGCGCGTGCCTCGGCGGCGGCTACGAGTGGGCGCTCGCCACGCACTATCGAATCGCGACGGACTCGCCGAAGACGTCGATCGGTCTGCCCGAGGTGCAGCTCGGACTTCTCCCGGGCGGCTGTGGCACGCAGCGCTTGCCGCGGCTCATCGGCGCCCAGGCCGCGCTCGACATCATCCTCGCGGGCAAGCAGGTGAAGGCCGCGAAGGCGCTCAAGCTGGGCATGGTGGACGAGGTGGTGCCGCCGTCGATCCTGCGCGACGTGGCCATCCGCCGCGCGCGTGAGCTCGCCGACGGCAAGCTCGTGCCCAAGCGCAAGAACGTGGGCCTGCGCGCGGTGACCGCGGCCAAGAAGCCGGCCAACGTGCTCAAGGCGCTGCTCTCGCAGCAGACCTGGCAGGAGGCCGCGCTCGAGGAGAACCCGCTCGGCTTGAGGGTGCTCTTCAGCCAGGCGCGCAAGCAGGCCTTGAAGAAGACGCGTGGCCACTATCCCGCCGTGGAGAAGGCGCTCGAGGCTGTTCGCATCGGCATGGAGAAGGGCATCGAGGCCGGGCTCGAGGCGGAGTCGCGCTTCTTCGGCGAGCTCACCGTCGACGAGACCAGCAAGCGGCTCATCGAGATCTTCTTCGCGCAGACCGCGCTCAAGAAGGACAACGGCACCGACGATCCCAAGGTGAAGCCGCTCGAGGTGCACAAGATCGGCGTGCTCGGCGCGGGATTGATGGGCGCGGGCGTGGCCGCGGTGAGCGTCGACAAGGGCTACGAGGTCCGCATCAAGGACAAGGACGACGTGGGCCTGCGCCGCGGCCTGCACCAGGTGCGCGACATCTTCGACGAGAAGGTGAAGCGCAAGAGCCTCGGCCGCATCGAGCGCGACGTGAAGATGGCCCAGGTGTCGACCAGCACCGACTACACGGGCTTCAAGAGCGCGGACCTCGTCATCGAGGCCGTGTTCGAGGACCTCGCGCTCAAGCACCGCGTCCGCGACGACGTGGAGGCGCTGGGCAACGACAAGATCATCTTCGCCTCCAACACCTCGTCGATCCCCATCACCGAGATCGCCCGCGGCGCCAAGCGGCCCGAGCGCATCATCGGGATGCACTACTTCTCGCCGGTCAACAAGATGCCGCTGCTGGAGGTCATCACCACGCGCAAGACGCTGCCCGAGGTGACCGCGACCGCTGTGGCCGTGGGCAAGCGCCAGGGCAAGACCGTCATCGTGGTGAATGACGGCGTGGGCTTCTACACCTCGCGCATCCTCGCGCCGTACCTGCACGAGGCAGCGCTGGTGGTGACCGAGGGCGCCGCGCTCGACGCCGTGGACAACGCGCTCGTCGACTTCGGCTTCCCCGTCGGCCCCATCACGCTGCTCGACGAGGTGGGCATCGACGTGGCCAACAAGGTGGCGCACATCATGGTCACCGCGTTCGGCGACCGCATGGGCGACCCGGCCTCGTTCGAGAAGGTGGTGGCCGACGGCCGCCTGGGCCGCAAGGCGAAGAAGGGCTTCTACCGCTACGACGCCAACGGCAAGAAGCTGAAGGGCGACGAGGCCGTGGACCTGACCGTCTACGACGCGCTCCCTGGCGGCCGCGAGCGCAAGAAGATCGACCCGCACGCGGCGGCCGAGCGCATCGCCCTGCAGATGGTGAACGAGGCCGTGCTCTGCCTGCAGGAGGGCATCCTCCGCTCGCCGCGCGACGGCGACATCGGCGCCATCTTCGGCCTCGGCTTCCCGCCGTTCCGTGGCGGTCCGTTTAGATATATCGATACCCAGGGCCCGAGCGTGGTGCTCGCCAAGCTGGAGAGCCTCGCCGCCAAGCACGGCAAGCGGTTCAACCCGGCCGCGCTGCTCGCGGAGAAGGCGCGCAAGGGCGAGAAGTTCCATCGCGAGTGA
- the fadI gene encoding acetyl-CoA C-acyltransferase FadI encodes MASAKQAKRVGRRVAIVNGLRTPFLKSGTEFMDVSALDLAVGVVAELVQRTDLDPNSIDLVTFGQVIPGLYATMVAREVVLRAGLPKKIPAATVARACATSAQAITDAADQIALGLGDVAIAGGTDSLSDPPLFASRNLTKALMASQKGKSLPDKLRPFSELSPKDLAPTPPAIKEPTTGLLMGESADKMAKENHIARRAQDELALQSHKNAAAAWEAGKFKDEVMSFHVAPKYATSVSKDNLVRPDATLEKMSELPPVFDRKYGTVTAANASPLTDGAAAVVLMAEEKAKALGVKPLGYLRSYAYAAVDPAGQLLQGPAYAAPVALDRAGLTLKDLDLIDMHEAFAAQVLSNIMGFESKAWAEKELGRAPLGEVDRTKLNVNGGSISIGHPFGATGARIVTQQLRELNRRGGQFGLVTICAAGGMGAALVLERE; translated from the coding sequence ATGGCGAGCGCGAAGCAGGCGAAGCGGGTGGGCCGGCGGGTGGCCATCGTGAACGGGCTGCGGACGCCGTTCCTCAAGTCGGGCACGGAGTTCATGGATGTGTCCGCGCTCGACCTCGCGGTCGGCGTGGTGGCCGAGCTGGTCCAGCGCACCGACCTCGATCCCAATTCGATCGATTTGGTTACATTCGGCCAGGTCATCCCCGGGCTGTACGCCACCATGGTCGCGCGCGAGGTCGTACTGCGCGCGGGCCTGCCGAAGAAGATCCCGGCTGCGACCGTCGCGCGCGCGTGCGCCACCAGCGCCCAGGCCATCACCGACGCCGCCGATCAGATCGCGCTCGGCCTCGGCGACGTGGCCATCGCCGGCGGCACTGACTCGCTCAGCGACCCGCCGCTCTTCGCGAGCCGGAACCTCACCAAGGCGCTGATGGCGTCGCAGAAGGGCAAGAGCCTGCCCGACAAGCTCCGTCCCTTCTCCGAGCTCTCGCCGAAGGATCTCGCGCCCACGCCGCCGGCCATCAAGGAGCCGACGACTGGCCTGCTCATGGGCGAGAGCGCCGACAAGATGGCGAAGGAGAACCACATCGCCCGGCGCGCGCAGGACGAGCTCGCGCTTCAGAGCCACAAGAACGCCGCAGCCGCGTGGGAAGCCGGCAAGTTCAAGGACGAGGTGATGTCCTTCCACGTCGCGCCCAAGTACGCGACCAGCGTGAGCAAGGACAACCTCGTCCGCCCCGACGCCACGCTCGAGAAGATGAGCGAGCTGCCGCCGGTGTTCGACCGCAAGTACGGCACCGTCACCGCCGCCAACGCCAGCCCGCTCACCGACGGCGCCGCCGCGGTGGTGCTCATGGCCGAGGAGAAGGCCAAGGCGCTCGGCGTGAAGCCGCTCGGCTACCTGCGCAGCTACGCGTACGCCGCCGTGGATCCCGCGGGCCAGCTGCTCCAGGGCCCCGCGTACGCCGCGCCCGTCGCGCTCGATCGCGCCGGCCTCACGCTCAAGGACCTCGACCTCATCGACATGCACGAGGCCTTCGCCGCGCAGGTGCTCTCCAACATCATGGGCTTCGAGAGCAAGGCCTGGGCGGAGAAGGAGCTCGGCCGCGCGCCGCTCGGCGAGGTCGACCGCACCAAGCTCAACGTGAACGGCGGATCGATCTCCATCGGCCACCCGTTCGGCGCCACGGGCGCGCGCATCGTCACTCAGCAGCTCCGCGAGCTGAACCGTCGCGGCGGACAGTTCGGCCTGGTCACCATCTGCGCCGCCGGCGGCATGGGCGCGGCGCTCGTCCTCGAGAGGGAGTAG
- a CDS encoding helix-turn-helix transcriptional regulator, producing MDDLPARLGHNIKQLRDARGLTQQQMAKASGLPRATWTNLESGAANPTLGVLHKVALALQVSIEELISPPRGAVRFHPRGTLPVRQRGTATIRKLLPDPIPGMDVDRMELPPLGRLTGIPHTAGTREYLTVESGEIVLVVAGEEWKLGPGDVVSFRGDQRHSYLNPGERPAIGYSVVVLAGVA from the coding sequence ATGGACGACCTGCCTGCCCGTCTGGGCCACAACATCAAGCAACTCCGCGACGCCCGCGGCCTCACCCAGCAGCAGATGGCCAAGGCGAGCGGGCTGCCGCGCGCCACCTGGACCAACCTCGAGTCCGGAGCGGCCAACCCCACGCTCGGCGTGCTGCACAAGGTGGCGCTGGCGCTGCAGGTGTCGATCGAGGAGCTCATCAGCCCGCCGCGAGGTGCGGTGCGCTTCCACCCGCGCGGCACGCTTCCGGTGCGCCAGCGCGGCACGGCCACCATTCGCAAGCTCCTCCCCGACCCGATTCCAGGCATGGACGTGGACCGCATGGAGCTGCCGCCGCTTGGCCGGCTGACCGGCATCCCGCACACGGCGGGCACGCGCGAGTACCTCACCGTGGAGAGCGGCGAGATCGTGCTCGTCGTGGCGGGCGAGGAGTGGAAACTCGGACCGGGCGATGTCGTCTCTTTTCGAGGCGACCAGCGGCACTCGTACCTCAACCCCGGCGAGCGGCCGGCCATCGGGTACTCGGTGGTGGTGCTGGCCGGAGTGGCCTGA
- a CDS encoding CPBP family intramembrane metalloprotease, translating to MSSSMSTVEAVEVAPLPPIAAPLRRVLEVFGFWAIWVALGFALHLGGEAYLLAGVPLTIAFQLLVRRRPLGELWIRGGPLRFDAMSLGLGVGFAVLPMLAIVKALRGHAWLGAAWGVCALIGAFGAGVAFRRLGKWGWKQLALCLLVGGSLGSVTMLGSALVRHFMLHLPFQFGLRAFGGSLLLYVAVCFVLEEVSFRGAVDAHLNPPGHWKFGYAVIASALWGLWHLPLVLAMPLPTPMPLVTRVIATSISLAVVHMLLGVPLSYFYGRTGNLAVSSTTHAFVDAIRNALGMMPT from the coding sequence ATGAGCTCGTCCATGTCCACCGTCGAGGCCGTTGAGGTTGCGCCTTTGCCGCCGATCGCTGCGCCCTTGCGACGGGTGCTCGAGGTCTTCGGGTTCTGGGCCATCTGGGTCGCGCTGGGGTTCGCGCTTCATCTCGGCGGCGAGGCGTACTTGCTGGCCGGGGTGCCGCTGACGATCGCCTTCCAGCTCCTGGTGCGCCGCCGACCGCTCGGCGAGCTCTGGATCCGCGGCGGCCCGCTGCGCTTCGACGCGATGTCGCTTGGACTCGGCGTGGGCTTCGCGGTGCTGCCCATGCTGGCCATCGTGAAGGCGCTGCGTGGGCACGCGTGGCTCGGCGCAGCCTGGGGCGTCTGCGCGCTGATCGGCGCATTCGGAGCGGGCGTCGCGTTTCGGCGGCTCGGGAAGTGGGGTTGGAAGCAGCTCGCGCTCTGCTTGCTCGTCGGGGGAAGCCTCGGCAGCGTCACCATGCTCGGCTCCGCGCTGGTGCGGCACTTCATGCTCCACCTGCCGTTCCAATTCGGCCTGCGCGCCTTTGGCGGCTCGCTGCTGCTCTACGTGGCCGTCTGCTTCGTGCTCGAGGAGGTCTCGTTCCGCGGCGCCGTCGACGCGCATCTCAACCCGCCGGGACACTGGAAGTTCGGCTACGCGGTGATCGCCTCGGCGCTCTGGGGGCTGTGGCACCTGCCCCTCGTGCTCGCCATGCCGCTGCCCACGCCGATGCCGCTCGTCACGCGCGTCATCGCCACCAGCATCAGCCTCGCGGTGGTGCACATGTTGCTCGGTGTGCCGCTCTCGTACTTCTACGGGCGCACCGGGAACCTGGCGGTGAGCAGCACCACCCACGCCTTCGTCGACGCCATCCGCAACGCGCTGGGCATGATGCCCACCTGA